In Penaeus monodon isolate SGIC_2016 chromosome 41, NSTDA_Pmon_1, whole genome shotgun sequence, a single genomic region encodes these proteins:
- the LOC119598391 gene encoding keratin, type I cytoskeletal 9-like: protein MSSEPRSPEFQGSSCGTRLIDLLLLRYGQGVSLAKSQKRVCGVNILSINASIGHIMPKEQSDGGGGSDGGGGSDGGGDSDGGGGSDGGGGSDGGGGSDGGGGSDGGGGSDGGGGSDGGGGSDGGGGSDGGGGSDGGGGSDGGGGSDGGGGSDGGGGSDGGGGSDGGGDTGGGGSGTGGDTGGGGSGTGGDTGGGGSGTGGDTGGGGSGTGGGSSGTGGDTGGGGSGTGGDTGGGGSDTGGDTGGGGSGTGGDTGGGGSGTGGDTGGGGSDTGGDTGGGGSGTGGDTGGGGSGTEEEIQVAEVQAQEEIQEAEVQAQKEVQVEEVQAQEEIQVEEVQAQEEIQVEEVQAQEEIQVEEVQEQEEIQVEEVQAQEEIQVEEEIQEAEVQAQEEIQEAEVQAQEEIQEAEVQAQEEIQVEEVQAQEEIQVEEVQAQEEIQEVQAQEEIQVEEVQEQEEIQEVQAQEEIQVEEVQAQEEIQEVQEQEEIQEVQAQEVQAQEEIQVEEVQAQEEIQEVQEQEEIQVEEVQAQEEIQEVQAQEVQAQEEIQEVQAQEVLAQEEIQEVQAQEEIQVEEVQAQEEIQVEEVQAQEEIQVEEVQAQEVQVEEVQAQEEIQEVQAQEVQAQEEIQVEEVQAQEIQEVQAQEEIQEVQAQEIQEVQAQEVQAQEEIQEAEVQAQEEIQVEEVQAQEIQEVQAQGEIQEVQAQEEIQVEEVQAQEEIQEVQAQEEIQEVQAQEEIQVEEVQAQEEIQEVQARAGMLLVEKVELLREFKLLEEVQYQCMIIPNPKKNISNLLKSL, encoded by the exons ATGTCGAGCGAGCCGAGAAGCCCCGagttccagggtagctcttgtggcacaagacttattgaTTTGTTGCTGCTGCGTTACGGACAAGGTGTGAGTTTGGCAAAATCTCAAAAACGAGTGTGTGGAGTGAACATTCTTTCTATAAACGCATCTATTGGGCATATCATGCCCAAGGAGCAGA GTGATGGCGGAGGAGGTTCTGATGGCGGAGGAGGTTCTGACGGCGGAGGAGATTCTGACGGCGGAGGAGGTTCTGATGGCGGAGGAGGTTCTGATGGCGGAGGAGGTTCTGACGGCGGAGGAGGTTCTGACGGCGGAGGAGGTTCTGATGGCGGAGGAGGTTCTGACGGCGGAGGAGGTTCTGACGGCGGAGGAGGTTCTGATGGCGGAGGAGGTTCTGATGGCGGAGGAGGTTCTGATGGCGGAGGAGGTTCTGATGGCGGAGGAGGTTCTGACGGCGGAGGAGGTTCTGACGGCGGAGGAGGTTCTGACGGCGGAGGAGATACAGGAGGCGGAGGTTCAGGCACAGGAGGAGATACAGGTGGAGGAGGTTCAGGCACAGGAGGAGATACAGGTGGAGGAGGTTCAGGAACAGGAGGAGATACAGGTGGAGGAGGTTCAGGCACAGGAGGCGGAAGTTCAGGCACAGGAGGAGATACAGGTGGAGGAGGTTCAGGCACAGGAGGAGATACAGGTGGAGGAGGTTCAGACACAGGAGGAGATACAGGAGGCGGAGGTTCAGGCACAGGAGGAGATACAGGTGGAGGAGGTTCAGGCACAGGAGGAGATACAGGAGGCGGAGGTTCAGACACAGGAGGAGATACAGGAGGCGGAGGTTCAGGCACAGGAGGAGATACAGGTGGAGGAGGTTCAGGCACGGAGGAGGAGATACAGGTGGCGGAGGTTCAGGCACAGGAGGAGATACAGGAGGCGGAGGTTCAGGCACAGAAGGAGGTACAGGTGGAGGAGGTTCAGGCACAGGAGGAGATACAGGTGGAGGAGGTTCAGGCACAGGAGGAGATACAGGTGGAGGAGGTTCAGGCACAGGAGGAGATACAGGTGGAGGAGGTTCAGGAACAGGAGGAGATACAGGTGGAGGAGGTTCAGGCACAGGAGGAGATACAGGTGGAGGAG GAGATACAGGAGGCGGAGGTTCAGGCACAGGAGGAGATACAGGAGGCGGAGGTTCAGGCACAGGAGGAGATACAGGAGGCGGAGGTTCAGGCACAGGAGGAGATACAGGTGGAGGAGGTTCAGGCACAGGAGGAGATACAAGTGGAGGAGGTTCAGGCACAGGAGGAGATACAGGAGGTTCAGGCACAGGAGGAGATACAAGTGGAGGAGGTTCAGGAACAGGAGGAGATACAGGAGGTTCAGGCACAGGAGGAGATACAAGTGGAGGAGGTTCAGGCACAGGAGGAGATACAGGAGGTTCAGGAACAGGAGGAGATACAGGAGGTTCAGGCACAGGAGGTTCAGGCACAGGAGGAGATACAAGTGGAGGAGGTTCAGGCACAGGAGGAGATACAGGAGGTTCAGGAACAGGAGGAGATACAAGTGGAGGAGGTTCAGGCACAGGAGGAGATACAGGAGGTACAGGCACAGGAGGTTCAGGCACAGGAGGAGATACAGGAGGTACAGGCACAGGAGGTTCTGGCACAGGAGGAGATACAGGAGGTTCAGGCACAGGAGGAGATACAAGTGGAGGAGGTTCAGGCACAGGAGGAGATACAAGTGGAGGAGGTTCAGGCACAGGAGGAGATACAAGTGGAGGAGGTTCAGGCACAGGAGGTACAAGTGGAGGAGGTTCAGGCACAGGAGGAGATACAGGAGGTTCAGGCACAGGAGGTTCAGGCACAGGAGGAGATACAAGTGGAGGAGGTTCAGGCACAGGAGATACAGGAGGTTCAGGCACAGGAGGAGATACAGGAGGTTCAGGCACAGGAGATACAGGAGGTTCAGGCACAGGAGGTTCAGGCACAGGAGGAGATACAGGAGGCGGAGGTTCAGGCACAGGAGGAGATACAAGTGGAGGAGGTTCAGGCACAGGAGATACAGGAGGTTCAGGCACAGGGGGAGATACAGGAGGTTCAGGCACAGGAGGAGATACAAGTGGAGGAGGTTCAGGCACAGGAGGAGATACAGGAGGTTCAGGCACAGGAGGAGATACAGGAGGTTCAGGCACAGGAGGAGATACAAGTGGAGGAGGTTCAGGCACAGGAGGAGATACAGGAGGTTCAGGCACGGGCGGGGATGCTACTGGTGGAGAAGGTTGAGTTACTGAGGGAGTTTAAGTTGTTGGAGGAAGTTCAATATCAATGTATGATAATACCGAATCCAAAAAAGAATATTTCAAACTTGTTAAAATCATTATGA